The Humulus lupulus chromosome 3, drHumLupu1.1, whole genome shotgun sequence genome window below encodes:
- the LOC133824137 gene encoding uncharacterized protein LOC133824137, with protein MDSSPINILKTDDGIDQSAGAVMNSSVAVNGKLSAERQFEEDSSSDSNSEKSVEFESEKMTDAKVVPKLICDVQILQPHSLLPKPEAPPGLLNSPVKSDVVLNNQLDNFSVDMPAIGKFIRERSNSFSAVIAKKLSSFKENFDEPKAAVMSEFNLSGLRVVVKLKNDDDQKDKGAMKGRISFYSRSNCRDCTAVRRFFREKELKFVEINIDVYPKREKELVERTGSSSVPRIFFNEKLFGGLVALNSLRNSGDFDRRLREMIGSKCPDDAPSAPVYGFDDDPEGEESTEELVWIVRVLRQRLPIQDRLMKMKIVKNCFAGCEMVEALIHHLDCGRKKAVEIGKQLAKKHFIHHVFGENDFEDGNHFYRFLEHEPFIPKCFNFRGSTNDDQPKPAAQVGEKLTKIMSAILEAYASDDRRSVDYIGISNSEEFRRYVNLTQELHRINLVELTTEQRLAFFLNLYNAMVIHAVIRSGSPEGIMDRRFFSDFQYIVGGHPYSLSTIKNGIIRNNRRPPYSLIKPFGSGDSRLELVLPKVNPLIHFGLCDGTKSSPTVKFFSPQGIETELRSAAREFFQGIGMEVDLDKRTVHLTRIIKWFSSDFGQEKEILKWLMSYLNATKAGLLTHLVSDGGPVSISYKDYDWSVNS; from the exons ATGGATTCTTCACCAATCAACATTCTCAAAACTGACGACGGAATCGACCAATCCGCCGGGGCAGTAATGAACTCATCTGTAGCTGTGAACGGAAAACTTTCCGCAGAAAGACAATTCGAAGAAGATTCTTCGTCCGATTCAAATTCTGAAAAATCGGTGGAATTTGAATCAGAGAAGATGACTGATGCAAAGGTCGTTCCGAAGCTGATTTGCGATGTTCAAATTCTCCAGCCTCATTCTCTGCTCCCAAAGCCCGAGGCACCGCCGGGGCTTCTCAACTCTCCGGTGAAGAGTGACGTTGTTTTGAACAATCAACTGGATAATTTTTCCGTCGATATGCCGGCGATCGGGAAATTCATCAGAGAGAGAAGCAACAGTTTCTCGGCTGTCATCGCTAAGAAGCTCTCGTCGTTCAAGGAAAACTTCGATGAACCGAAGGCTGCGGTGATGTCCGAGTTCAACTTATCTGGACTCAGAGTTGTCGTCAAGCTGAAGAACGACGACGATCAAAAAGATAAGGGAGCCATGAAAGGCAGGATTAGCTTCTACTCGAGGTCTAACTGTCGTGATTGTACGGCCGTCCGGCGATTTTTCCGGGAGAAGGAGCTGAAATTCGTGGAGATCAACATCGACGTGTACCCTAAGAGAGAGAAGGAGCTTGTGGAAAGGACGGGGAGCTCGTCCGTCCCTCGGATTTTCTTCAACGAGAAGCTTTTCGGAGGTTTGGTTGCACTGAACTCACTGAGGAACAGCGGAGATTTCGACCGGAGATTGAGGGAGATGATTGGCTCAAAGTGTCCCGACGACGCGCCGTCGGCGCCGGTGTACGGGTTCGACGACGATCCCGAGGGGGAGGAATCGACGGAGGAGCTTGTTTGGATCGTGAGGGTTTTGAGGCAGAGATTGCCAATTCAGGACCGTCTGATGAAGATGAAGATAGTAAAGAATTGTTTCGCCGGGTGTGAGATGGTCGAAGCTCTCATCCACCACTTGGACTGTGGCCGTAAAAAG GCCGTTGAGATTGGAAAGCAGCTAGCCAAAAAGCATTTCATCCATCACGTCTTTGG AGAAAATGATTTTGAAGATGGAAATCATTTCTACCGCTTCCTTGAACACGAACCATTTATTCCCAAATGCTTCAACTTCAGAGGATCGACGAACGATGATCAGCCCAAGCCTGCAGCCCAAGTTGGTGAAAAGCTCACCAAAATCATGTCTGCAATACTTGAGGCCTATGCTTCTGATGACAGACGCAGTGTTGATTATATTGGCATAAGCAACAGTGAGGAATTCCGGAG ATATGTAAACTTAACCCAAGAACTGCACCGGATAAACCTTGTGGAACTCACAACCGAACAGAGGCTAGCCTTCTTCTTGAACTTGTACAATGCCATGGTGATCCATGCAGTCATAAGGTCAGGAAGCCCAGAAGGAATAATGGATAGGAGATTCTTCTCTGACTTCCAATATATAGTCGGAGGACATCCCTATTCTCTTAGTACCATAAAAAATGGAATTATAAGAAACAACCGTAGGCCTCCTTATTCCTTGATCAAGCCATTTGGTTCCGGAGACAGTCGTTTAGAG cttgttcttcctaaagTGAATCCATTGATTCACTTTGGACTGTGTGATGGGACGAAGTCAAGCCCCACAGTAAAGTTCTTCTCACCTCAAGGAATCGAAACTGAATTAAGAAGCGCAGCGAGAGAGTTCTTTCAGGGTATTGGAATGGAGGTTGATTTGGATAAGAGAACTGTTCATCTCACCCGAATCATTAAGTG GTTCAGCTCTGATTTTGGACAAGAGAAAGAAATCTTGAAGTGGCTTATGAGTTACTTGAATGCAACTAAAGCAGGTCTTTTGACGCATCTTGTAAGTGACGGAGGCCCTGTTAGTATTTCATACAAGGATTATGATTGGTCTGTGAACTCTTGA